A genomic region of Thunnus albacares chromosome 2, fThuAlb1.1, whole genome shotgun sequence contains the following coding sequences:
- the acacb gene encoding acetyl-CoA carboxylase isoform X2 yields MLPFAVLGLILWILLLLWRINTKTVVMPEKGEEFPSGCGPSATQEDMSAAHSPHPGEHSLLTVPTTSTHNEDNSLQVNSASVGLEVNMADTEVQQASSEVNSEQTPSPPITQKPSKPKVPMLSSGPEARERLKFILGASEDNSSDEEPVVTKLPSGASPPPTSTPKSSPLQVSSEVPQPSSSGIRPSMSGLHLVKKGREHRKMDLQRDFTVASPAEFVTRFGGNRVIEKVLIANNGIAAVKCMRSIRRWSYEMFRNERTIRFVVMVTPEDLKANAEYIKMADHYVPVPGGPNNNNYANVELIVDIAKRIPVQAVWAGWGHASENPKLPELLNKADISFLGPSSKAMWALGDKVASSIVAQSADIPTLPWSGSGLRVDWAEEDQRRGNVISVPPEVYRQGCVLDVDDGLAGAERIGYPVVIKASEGGGGKGIRKVESADDFPSFFRQVQTEVPGSPIFIMQLAQHARHLEVQILADGYGNAISLFGRDCSIQRRHQKIIEEAPATIAAPSTFEQMERYAVRLAKMVGYVSAGTVEYLFSEDGSFHFLELNPRLQVEHPCTEMIGDVNLPAAQLQIAMGIPLHRIKDIRLLYGETPWGDTIVNFENPECIPSPRGHVIAARITSENPDEGFKPSSGTVQELNFRSSKNVWGYFSVGATGGLHEFADSQFGHCFSWGENREEAISNMVVAMKELSIRGDFRTTVEYLIKLLETESFRNNDIDTGWLDHLIAEKVQAERPDTMLGIVCGALHVADAGFRKSMSDFLHSLERGQVLPAASLLNSVSVDLIYEGVKFCLKVARQSPTTYVIMMNGSHIEIDVHRLSDGGLLLSYDGCSHTTYMKEEVDSYRITVGNKTCVFDKENDPTVLRSPSAGKLLQYVAEDGGHICAGETYAEIEVMKMVMTLTVQQSGCIHFVKRPGAVLEPGCVVAHIDLDDPSSINRVELNTATLPPQQPLPITGEKLHQVFHQVLENLVKVMDGYCLEEPFFSSKLKQWVATLMKTLRDPSLPLLELQEIMTSVAGRIPPAVEKDIRKVMAQYASNITSVLCQFPSQRIANILDSHAATLQRKADREVFFINTQSIVQLVQRYRSGIRGYMKSVVLDVLKRYLQVEMQFQQAHYDKCVINLREQYKPDMSPVLEYIFSHAQVSKKNVLVTMLIDQLCGRDPTLADELMAILNELTQLSRMENSKVALRARQVLIASHLPSYELRHNQVESIFLSAIDMYGHQFCPENLKKLILSETSIFDVLPNFFYHSNQVVCMAALEVYVRRAYIAYELNSIQHHQLQGGTCAVDFQFMLPSSHPNRVPVPVNGSSQFKMRRQSSDLFLEGALSPPCQRMGAMVAFQCFDDFKRKFDEVLCSFAEPLLESSSLSESCSSLYDEENFKNTKENPIHIINVSIKTADTEDDDALVTAFAAFAQSKKAVLFEYGIRRITFLVAQKREFPKFFTFRARDGFQEDRIYRNLEPALAFQLELNRMRNFDLQAVPCANHKMHLYRGAARVQEGAEVTDYRFFIRAIIRHSDLITKEASFEYLQNEGERLLLEAMDELEVAFSNTNVRTDCNHIFLNFVPTVIMDPSKIEESVRSMVMRYGSRLWKLRVLQAELKINIRLTPTGNAIPIRLFLTNESGYYLDISLYKEVTDLSSGQIMFQSYGDKQGPLHGMLINTPYVTKDLLQAKRFQAQSQGTTYVYDFPEMFRQALFKLWGPGDKCPKDVLMCTELVLDPQGRLVQMNRLPGDNDVGMVAFKMKMKTLEYPEGRDIIVICNDITHMIGSFGPQEDELFLKASELARAEGIPRIYIAANSGARIGLAEEIKHMFQVAWIDPSDPYKGFKYLYLTPQDYTHISSTNAVHCHHVEEGGESRYIITDIIGKDEGLGVENLRGSGTIAGESSQAYEEIITISMVTCRAIGIGAYLVRLGQRVIQVENSHIILTGSGALNKVLGRQVYTSNNQLGGVQVMHNNGVTHSTVSDDFEGVFTILQWLSYMPKNKHSPVPVLTTTDPVDREIEFTPTKAPYDPRWMLAGRPHPMVKGAWQSGFFDHGSFMEIMESWAQTVVVGRARLGGIPLGVIAVETRTVEFTVPADPANLDSESKVMQQAGQVWFPDSAFKTAQAICDFNRERLPLMVFANWRGFSGGMKDMYDQILKFGAYIVDALHGFRQPVLVYIPPHAELRGGSWVVIDPTINPLCMELYADRESRGGVLEAEGTVEIKFRRKDLLKTMKRLDSVYADLAEQLASPELSDKQCRELESKLKAREEFLSPIYHQVAVQFVDLHDTPGRMQEKGVITDILDWKNVRTFFYWRLRRLLLEQVVKCEILQANKDLSDGHMQSMLRRWFVETEGTVKAYLWDNNQAVVEWLEKHLSKEDGARSAIRENIKYLKRENTLKHIRSLVQANPDVAMDCIIHMSQNITPSQRAKLSHLLATMDSTSTS; encoded by the exons ATGCTCCCGTTTGCAGTTCTGGGATTAATCCTATGGATTTTGTTGCTACTGTGGAGGATTAATACCAAGACAGTAGTGATGCCCGAGAAAGGAGAGGAATTTCCATCTGGCTGTGGTCCCTCTGCAACCCAGGAGGACATGTCTGCTGCACACTCCCCTCATCCAGGCGAACATTCCCTGTTAACAGTTCCTACTACCTCAACACACAATGAGGATAACAGTCTTCAGGTCAACAGTGCCTCTGTGGGTCTGGAAGTGAACATGGCTGACACTGAGGTTCAGCAGGCCTCCTCTGAGGTAAATTCAGAGCAGACACCGTCGCCGCCGATCACCCAGAAACCTTCCAAACCCAAGGTGCCAATGCTCAGCTCAGGGCCCGAGGCGAGGGAACGTCTCAAGTTCATTCTTGGAGCGTCAGAGGATAATTCTTCAGACGAGGAACCTGTGGTAACCAAACTTCCAAGTGGTGCATCCCCGCCTCCGACCTCCACTCCAAAATCATCTCCTCTGCAGGTGTCCTCTGAAGTGCCACAGCCCAGCTCCTCAGGCATTAG GCCTAGCATGTCTGGTCTTCACTTGGTGAAAAAAGGACGGGAACACAGAAAGATGGATCTACAGAGGGACTTCACTGTGGCCTCTCCTGCCGAGTTTGTCACCCGCTTTGGTGGCAACCGCGTCATCGAAAAG GTGCTGATAGCTAACAATGGTATAGCTGCAGTCAAATGTATGCGCTCTATCCGTCGCTGGTCGTATGAAATGTTTCGCAATGAGAGGACCATCCGCTTTGTGGTCATGGTAACCCCTGAAGACTTGAAAGCTAATGCAG AATACATCAAAATGGCAGATCATTACGTGCCTGTTCCCGGTGGGCCCAATAATAACAACTACGCCAATGTAGAGCTGATAGTGGACATTGCCAAAAGAATCCCTGTGCAG GCTGTATGGGCCGGTTGGGGCCATGCTTCAGAAAATCCCAAACTGCCTGAGCTCCTGAACAAAGCAGACATTTCATTCTTAG GACCGTCCAGTAAGGCTATGTGGGCCCTAGGGGATAAGGTGGCTTCATCCATTGTGGCTCAGAGTGCTGACATTCCCACACTACCATGGAGCGGATCAG GTCTGAGAGTGGACTGGGCAGAGGAGGACCAAAGACGGGGCAATGTAATAAGTGTTCCTCCAGAGGTCTACAGACAAGGCTGTGTTCTTGATGTAGATGATGGGTTGGCG GGAGCTGAGAGAATTGGTTATCCAGTTGTTATCAAGGCCTCCGAGGGTGGAGGTGGAAAAGGTATCAGGAAAGTAGAAAGCGCTGACGATTTTCCAAGCTTCTTTCGACAG GTTCAGACAGAGGTACCCGGCTCGCCCATCTTTATCATGCAGCTGGCACAGCATGCGAGGCACCTTGAGGTACAGATACTGGCTGATGGGTACGGAAATGCCATCTCTCTGTTTGGGCGAGATTGCTCCATCCAAAGAAGGCACCAGAAGATCATAGAGGAGGCTCCGGCCACCATAGCTGCTCCCTCAACATTCGAGCAAATGGAACGG TATGCTGTGCGACTGGCCAAGATGGTGGGCTATGTGAGTGCTGGAACTGTGGAATACCTTTTCTCTGAAGATGGAAGTTTCCATTTCCTGGAGCTGAATCCTCGACTGCAGGTGGAACATCCCTGTACTGAGATGATCGGAGATGTAAATCTGCCTGCCGCCCAGCTTCAG ATTGCGATGGGAATCCCCCTTCACAGAATTAAGGACATCCGCTTGCTTTATGGAGAAACTCCATGGGGCGACACCATCGTTAACTTTGAGAATCCAGAATGCATACCAAGTCCAAGAGGGCATGTCATAGCTGCTCGAATCACCAGTGAGAACCCTGATGAG GGGTTCAAACCCAGTTCTGGCACCGTGCAGGAGCTGAACTTCCGCAGCAGTAAAAACGTCTGGGGTTACTTTAGTGTTGGAGCGACTGGCGGCCTGCATGAATTCGCAGATTCACAGTTTGGACACTGTTTCTCTTGGGGTGAGAACCGTGAAGAAGCCATTTC GAACATGGTGGTGGCTATGAAGGAGCTGTCCATCAGAGGTGACTTCAGGACTACGGTTGAATACCTCATTAAGTTACTAGAGACAGAAAGCTTTCGAAACAATGACATTGACACCGGCTGGCTGGATCATCTCATTGCAGAGAAAGTGCAG GCGGAGAGACCAGATACCATGCTGGGTATTGTTTGTGGCGCCTTGCATGTTGCTGATGCAGGCTTTAGAAAGAGCATGTCTGACTTCCTACATTCACTGGAAAG AGGCCAGGTACTGCCTGCAGCCAGCCTCCTCAACTCTGTCAGTGTGGACCTTATATATGAAGGAGTCAAATTCTGTCTCAAG GTGGCTCGCCAGTCCCCAACAACTTATGTCATCATGATGAACGGTTCCCACATTGAAATAGATGTCCACAGGCTGAGTGATGGTGGCCTGCTGCTCTCCTACGATGGCTGCAGCCACACCACCTACATGAAGGAGGAAGTGGACAG CTACCGCATCACTGTTGGCAACAAGACTTGTGTATTTGATAAGGAGAATGATCCCACGGTGCTGAGATCGCCCTCTGCTGGTAAACTCTTGCAGTATGTTGCTGAGGATGGTGGTCATATTTGTGCCGGAGAGACTTACGCAGAGATTGAG GTGATGAAGATGGTGATGACTCTGACTGTGCAGCAGTCTGGTTGCATCCACTTTGTCAAGAGACCTGGGGCAGTTCTGGAGCCTGGCTGTGTGGTGGCACATATCGACCTGGACGACCCTAGCAGTATAAATCGG GTGGAGCTCAACACGGCCACATTGCCACCCCAGCAACCGCTGCCCATCACTGGGGAAAAGCTCCATCAGGTGTTCCATCAGGTCCTGGAAAACTTGGTTAAAGTTATGGATGGTTACTGTCTTGAAGAGCCCTTCTTCAGCAGCAAG ctgaaaCAGTGGGTAGCTACCCTGATGAAGACATTGCGTGACCCTTCACTGCCACTGCTGGAACTGCAGGAGATCATGACCAGTGTGGCGGGTCGTATTCCACCTGCTGTTGAGAAAGATATCCGTAAAGTCATGGCCCAGTACGCGAGCAACATCACCTCTGTCCTCTGTCAGTTCCCGAGCCAAAGG ATTGCAAATATTCTCGACAGCCATGCAGCAACTCTACAGAGGAAGGCTGACCGAGAAGTGTTCTTTATCAACACTCAGAGTATTGTTCAGCTGGTACAGAG GTACAGGAGTGGCATACGTGGTTACATGAAGTCTGTGGTTCTGGATGTGCTGAAGCGATATCTGCAAGTAGAGATGCAGTTTCAGCAAG CTCACTATGACAAGTGTGTTATCAACCTGAGAGAGCAGTACAAACCTGACATGAGTCCTGTGCTGGAGTACATCTTCTCTCATGCACAGGTCTCCAAGAAGAACGTCCTGGTCACAATGCTCATA GATCAACTGTGTGGAAGAGATCCCACCCTAGCAGATGAGCTGATGGCAATTCTCAATGAGCTCACACAGCTCAGCAGGATGGAGAACTCAAAGGTCGCCTTAAGAGCCAGACAG GTGTTGATTGCCTCCCATTTACCATCATATGAACTGAGGCACAACCAGGTGGAGTCCATCTTCCTGTCGGCCATTGACATGTATGGACATCAGTTTTGCCCGGAGAACTTGAAG AAACTCATCCTCTCTGAAACCTCCATTTTTGACGTCTTGCCCAATTTCTTCTATCACTCCAATCAAGTTGTATGCATGGCTGCTCTGGAG GTGTACGTGCGCAGAGCTTATATCGCCTATGAGCTAAATAGCATCCAGCATCACCAGCTGCAGGGTGGAACGTGTGCTGTAGATTTCCAGTTTATGCTGCCCTCATCACACCCGAACAG GGTTCCTGTCCCAGTGAATGGATCAAGCCAGTTTAAGATGAGGCGGCAGAGCAGTGATCTCTTCCTCGAGGGAGCCCTGTCTCCACCTTGTCAGCGCATGGGCGCCATGGTGGCTTTCCAGTGTTTTGACGATTTCAAAAG GAAATTTGATGAAGTTCTCTGCAGCTTTGCAGAACCACTCCTGGAGAGTTCGTCCCTCTCAGAGTCCTGCTCCAGTCTCTACGACGAGGAGAACTTCAAG AATACAAAGGAGAACCCAATCCACATCATTAATGTTTCCATAAAAACGGCAGACACAGAAGATGATGATGCCTTAGTCACAGCCTTCGCTGCCTTCGCCCAGTCAAAG AAAGCAGTCCTCTTTGAGTATGGGATCAGGAGAATCACATTTTTGGTTGCACAGAAG AGAGAATTTCCTAAGTTCTTCACTTTCAGAGCTAGAGATGGG TTCCAAGAAGATCGTATTTATCGTAATCTGGAGCCAGCTTTAGCATTTCAGCTGGAGCTCAACCGCATGAGGAACTTTGACCTGCAAGCCGTTCCCTGTGCCAACCACAAGATGCACCTCTACCGGGGTGCTGCTCGTGTTCAGGAGGGGGCTGAAGTTACGGATTACAGATTCTTCATTCGAGCTATTATCCGCCACTCAGATCTCATTACAAAG GAAGCTTCCTTTGAATACCTTCAAAATGAAGGAGAACGTCTTCTGCTGGAGGCCATGGATGAGCTGGAGGTGGCCTTCAGTAACACCAATGTCCGCACAGACTGCAATCACATCTTCCTCAACTTCGTCCCCACTGTCATTATGGACCCCTCTAAA ATAGAGGAGTCTGTCCGCTCCATGGTGATGCGCTACGGGAGCCGTCTTTGGAAGCTGCGGGTCCTACAGGCTGAGCTGAAGATCAACATCCGTCTGACTCCTACTGGGAATGCCATCCCTATCCGACTTTTTCTCACTAATGAGTCTGGCTATTACTTGGACATCAGCCTGTATAAGGAGGTCACCGACCTAAGTTCTGGGCAG ATCATGTTCCAGTCATATGGAGACAAACAGGGTCCTCTGCATGGCATGTTGATCAACACTCCTTATGTTACCAAAGACCTTCTGCAGGCCAAGCGCTTCCAAGCTCAATCTCAGGGCACCACTTATGTCTACGACTTCCCTGAGATGTTCAGACAG GCACTGTTCAAGCTGTGGGGTCCAGGCGACAAATGTCCTAAAGACGTGCTGATGTGCACAGAGCTGGTTCTGGACCCACAAGGTCGACTGGTGCAGATGAATCGCCTGCCTGGAGACAATGAT GTGGGAATGGTTGCCTtcaagatgaagatgaagactCTGGAGTATCCAGAGGGTCGCGACATCATTGTCATCTGTAATGACATCACCCACATGATAGGTTCTTTTGGGCCTCAGGAGGATGAGCTGTTCCTCAAGGCGTCTGAGCTGGCTCGAGCTGAGGGCATCCCCCGCATTTACATCGCTGCTAACAGTGGAGCACGCATTGGCCTCGCTGAAGAGATCAAACACATGTTCCAGGTGGCCTGGATCGACCCCTCTGACCCCTACAAG GGTTTCAAGTACCTTTATCTGACGCCACAAGACTACACCCACATCAGCTCCACCAATGCTGTGCACTGTCACCATGTGGAAGAAGGTGGAGAGTCCAG GTACATCATCACTGACATTATCGGGAAGGATGAAGGTCTTGGGGTTGAGAACTTGCGAGGTTCTGGCACCATTGCTGGAGAATCCTCTCAGGCCTATGAGGAGATTATTACAATTAGTATG GTGACGTGCCGCGCTATTGGAATAGGAGCCTATCTGGTCCGTTTGGGTCAGAGAGTCATCCAGGTGGAGAACTCTCACATTATCCTGACTGGATCCGGTGCTCTTAACAAG GTTCTGGGCAGACAAGTCTACACTTCCAACAACCAGCTGGGAGGAGTCCAGGTCATGCACAATAATGGAGTCACACACTCCACTGTGTCAGATGACTTTGAGGGTGTCTTCACCATCCTCCAGTGGCTCTCCTACATGCCAAAG AACAAACACTCCCCTGTGCCCGTTTTAACGACTACAGATCCagtagacagagagatagaaTTCACTCCTACAAAAGCACCATATGATCCTCGCTGGATGCTGGCTGGGAGACCCCACCCCA TGGTGAAAGGCGCCTGGCAGAGCGGATTCTTCGACCACGGCTCTTTCATGGAGATCATGGAGTCTTGGGCTCAGACAGTGGTAGTGGGCAGAGCACG ATTAGGAGGAATCCCGCTTGGCGTCATTGCTGTGGAAACACGTACAGTTGAGTTCACTGTCCCAGCAGATCCAGCCAACTTGGATTCAGAATCTAAA GTTATGCAGCAGGCCGGCCAGGTGTGGTTTCCAGATTCGGCCTTTAAAACAGCTCAGGCGATTTGTGACTTCAACCGTGAACGTCTGCCTCTCATGGTGTTTGCCAACTGGAGGGGCTTctctggagggatgaagg ATATGTATGACCAGATATTGAAGTTTGGGGCCTATATTGTGGACGCCCTGCATGGTTTCCGTCAGCCAGTGCTGGTGTACATCCCACCACACGCTGAGCTGAGAGGAGGGTCATGGGTGGTGATTGACCCGACTATCAATCCACTGTGTATGGAGCTGTATGCTGACAGGGAGAGCAG AGGTGGTGTGCTGGAGGCTGAGGGTACAGTGGAGATCAAATTCAGGAGGAAGGACCTGCTGAAGACCATGAAAAGACTGGATTCAGTCTATGCTGATCTGGCTGAACAGCTTG CTTCCCCAGAGCTGTCTGACAAGCAGTGCAGAGAGCTGGAGTCAAAGCTCAAAGCAAGAGAGGAGTTCCTGTCACCCATCTACCACCAGGTGGCAGTGCAGTTCGTAGATCTCCATGACACTCCAGGCAGGATGCAGGAGAAGGGTGTCATCACT GATATTTTAGATTGGAAGAATGTTCGGACCTTCTTCTACTGGCGTCTGCGCCGCCTTCTGTTGGAGCAGGTGGTCAAGTGTGAGATTCTGCAGGCCAACAAGGACCTCAGTGACGGACACATGCAGTCTATGCTGCGACGCTGGTTTGTTGAAACAGAGGGAACTGTCAAG GCCTACCTCTGGGATAATAACCAAGCAGTAGTCGAGTGGCTTGAAAAGCATTTGTCGAAGGAGGATGGTGCTCGATCGGCCATCCGAGAGAACATCAAGTACCTGAAAAGGGAAAACACTTTGAAACATATCCGCAG TCTGGTGCAGGCCAACCCTGACGTAGCCATGGACTGCATCATCCACATGAGCCAGAACATCACTCCGTCCCAAAGGGCCAAACTCTCTCATCTGCTTGCAACTATGGACAGCACCAGCACCAGTTAA